Genomic window (Lewinellaceae bacterium):
CCCGAAAAGAGGCCCGAAACTGGCAAAAAGCACAGGGAAATGAATTCCTGGAGGTAAAAGAAAAAGAACTGCTGGACCGGCTGCGCACCCTGATACCTACGGAAAGGGGCCAGAAACTGGCCGATTACTGGGCGGAGCTGATTGGGGGGTGATGGTGTATTGGTGTTTCAGTGTTTCAGTGTTTCAGTGTTTCAGTGTTTCAGCAGGTCTTGCAAAGCCCCGACACACTGCTCCCCGACACACTGCTCCCCGACACCCCTCCCTACCCTGCCAGCCCCGGAAAAAAAGCATCGGGAATGTGCTCCAGTTCATATTCCTCCTCGTTTTGGTACAATATAGAAATGATGTCAAAGCGGAGCTCCCAGTCATGGCCGATGGCTTCCATGTAGGCGATGGCTGCCTCGACGATAAGTTGCTCTTTGTAAGAAGTCACAAATTCTTCCGGCCGGCCAAAGGCAGCCGAGCTCCGGGTTTTGACCTCCACAAAAACGAGGACTTTGCCGTCCATCGCGATGAGGTCTACTTCCGCCCGGCGGTAGCGCCAGTTGGCCTCGAGAATCCGGTACCCCCGGCCTTCCAGATATTGCCGGGCCAGCGCCTCGCCCGTTTTTCCCACCTCGTTGTGACGCGCCATTTTGATAATAAATATACTAAAAAAACCTCTTCCCGCCAATGCAGGAAGAGGCCATCCCAAATGCTTTTACCAGGCTTTTGCCCGGTTGAATTATAATCAATTGCCAGTAGTCTGATTGCGAGAGGCCGTCGTGAAACAAACCGATTCCCATCCGGGAGAACGGATGAGCGGACCGCAACAAGTTCCTTTTCTAATGGATACTTTTCATGGGAAAACAGCGAAGGGTAAAACGATACGCAGTGGAGGGCTGGCGCTTTTCAGGCAAAAAGGCTATAGTCGCTGTTGTAGCCTACAGCATTCATTTTGGATAATCCAAAGTTAAATATATTGGCTAATGTATACAAAAAAATATCAATATATTTTTTAGAAATATTATTTTCGCAGCACTGGAAATTCCCGGTTTATGCTGACGCACGTTTGGTTTTGTGCGGTAGTGCCGCAGGTTTAAGTCTTAGGATCGCGGACCTCTGGCCCGCTGAACCAATCATATTCGCGGACGGGTGCGATTCTAGTTTGTACCCCCTTATGTTTCTGGGCATGAAAACCCCCGGAATTATTCCCTCGAAGTACGGTTGCATGGTTTCCCGGTTCCATTGTTGAGGCCGTAGGCTCCATAACAGTGGAGCAAGGGGACTGTGAAACCGTGTTTTCCTGAATTTTAGGGGCATTTCCCCAACCTATCTGCTACATGGGTACAAATGGGAATCGCACCCTTCGCGGACTTGGAAGTCCGCGCTCCAGGTTACAATATAAGTTTTCTACCTGCGGCACCAGAGCACAAACAGCGAGGTCGGTATAAACCAGGAATCCCGGGTCAATTGCCTCTTTCCTTACCAGCCCGGCATCAGCACCAGCCGCCCGGAGGCTTGGCCAAACGGCGATTCCAACCGGTACAGATAAGTTCCCGGCTTTCCGAGATCCGCAGCATCGATGGCCAGTTGGTGGCGCCCGGCTTCCAGATTCCATTCGGTTTGATAAACGAGGCTCCCCCTGGCATCCCAGGCAGAGAACCGGACGCTGCCGTCCTGTGGCGCCTCCAGCCGCAAATACGTTTTTCCCTGGAAGGGGTTGGGAAAAGCCAGGCTAAACCAGGGCTCAACATGATCAGGCGTGAAGCGAAGCATTGCCGATGCTTCTTCTATTTGAGCGGATTCCCTGAAGGCCCGGGCCTCGCCGGCCAGCGCCAACCTGTCGCTCAGCAATCCTTCCCGCTCGACTTTGAACCGCAGGGCAAGCAGGCTCTGCCCCGGCTCCAGTGCCTGGTTTTTGCCGGCGGCCCAGCTTACAGCCGATTGCTGTGCGCCTCCCCGGTAGCTGCCGGTGCCATCCGGTATGCCAAACCGGGCCTCTTCCAGCACCAGGCCGTCATGTTCCAGGGCAAGGTGCAAGCCGAGAACCATATCGCGGCCATGCGATTGCAAACTTACTTCAACCGTTTCACCTGCCCGCAGATACTGATCTTGTACTTGCATCACCAGAGGCGGCGAGGCCGAGCGGTTTAGGATGGAGTCTGCTGGAAGCGTCAGGCTGGCGTCGAGGTCGCCCAGTTTGATGCCGATGAAATCAGCATCTTCCCGGGGCGCGCTCAGGTCGTCAATGACCAGTTCTTCCGGAAAATCCACAGACAAGGGATCTGTAGCCGGGAAATCGAAGCTCCTGGGCACAAAACGCCAGCTCAGGCTGTCCGGAAATTGGAGTTCCAGCCCCAGCAACATCCGATGCAACAAGGTCAGGTCTTCCATATCGACGACGCCGGAAAGGTCAATATCGGCAGCGATAAACTGATAGGGGCTATCCAGCGTATCTACGCCCATGACATGCTTGGCCAGCGTAATGAGGTCGCCCATAGAAACGCCGGCCAGAGGGGGGCTTTGTTTTTCCGGCCGCAGGACATACGCGGCGCCCGTGGGCATATCTTCGAAAGCATAGCCCCCCAGGCTATCGGTCACTGCCTCACAGGCGCCGGCAGCCGTGGAATCGATGTGCACCCGGGCATCCGCTACCTCATCGCCCTGCTCGTCCACAATGACGCCGGCAATCCGGGCCTGGGCCAGCGGCGGAGCGCAGATGTTCCGGTTGTCCTGCACGAGGGCGTAGGTCAGGCAGTAATCCCAGTTGCCGGCCTCGTCTCCTGCCCAGAGCGCTACAATATTGGTTCCTATATCTGCACAGGTAAAGGTGAGGAAATCTTCATCCGGCGGGGTTGTCTGGCCCGGCGCCGGCGGCAGGCCCAGCCTGAACTCCAGGTTCTGGTAGGGCGTGCAATTGTCATAGCTGCTGCCCTGCTCAATGTCGGTGGCCCACAGCATGGCTTCGCCGGTGGCCATCAGTGGGAAGGACACGCCGTTGAGGCAAACCACGCCGGGGGGAGTGGCATCCACTACCGAAACAGTGATCGAACAACTGCTGGTGTTGAGGCATCCGTCTTTGGCGACATAAGTCATCGCATATTCTCCGACCGGAACATTGCTGAAGGAAGCGCCCTCGCCTAAATCTCCCATGATGCGCACATCGACGCCGGAAAGGCAGTCGTCGATCGACGCCAGCGGGGGCAAAGCGACTGTGGCCCGGCAATTGCTTCCCACTGCCCGGACGATGTCATCCGGGCAGGTGATAACCGGAGGCGTATTGTCCTGGATTTTCAAAATCTGATTGTCCTCCCATATCCCCTCATTGCCGCCATACTGGTAGGAACACCAGTCGATAACCCTCCAGCGGCGGATGATCTTCAGGCACGAATTGGCCGCGGCCGTGAACACCAAATCCTCATGATTAAAGGCAATGAGTTCGCAGTCTTCGTAAAGCACAGTCGGCCGGTCGTAAGGCGGAGGAAGGTCTTCGGGGTCCAGGTCAGCGGCGGTGATGCAGTCGTGGAAGGTCGTGTCCGGAGGAAAGAGGACAACTACCGGCGTATTGTCGACTATATGAATGGTTTGGTTGCAGGTAGACATATTGCCGTAGATATCGGTGGCCTTCCACGTCCGGGTGATGTACCCGGTGCCGCAGGAACCGGTATTGTTGGAGTCGTAGAAGGTGATGTTGGCTACCCCGCAATTATCGGTGGCCGTTGCCTGCCCCATGGCGTACCAGTTATTCGTCTGGTTGCAGGAAATGGTGGTGCTGTAGGGACAGTAAATCTGTGGCCCGATCTTGTCTTCTACCCATACCACCGACCAGCAGGAATTGGTGTTGCCGGCGCAGTCTCTGGCCTGCAGTTCAACCGAGATCAACTGCCCGATGTCATTGCAGTTGAAAATAAGCGCATTGGAGAATGGCGCATTGGGTTGATCCATGCGCCGCACCTTCACGCCTGCCAGGCAGTAATTGTCATAGCTGCCTTCATCGAACGACTGGGCGTAAACGGTAGCCGTGCCCATTGACGTCAAGGACACATTGAGCTGGTCGTTGCATACCGCTGTGGGAGGGATGTAGTCCCAGGAATCCGTTGCGCCACTATCAAAAGCGGCCAGAGAGGTAGCTGACAGAAAGATGAGCGCCATAGAGCGGAAAAACCAACTGGGGAAATAGCCGTTAAATTTCATAGATCGTAAAGGTTTTTCTTATTGGTCAATTATTTTTGGACAATACCATGCTGGCCCATCGCTGGGGAAGGGAAGTTGATGCCAACGGATATCTGCCGCCGGTTGGGTAGAATGTCTGTAAACTGGACTGTTTCTCTATTCCTGTGCAATAACCAAAAGCCCTGCGCGGGCTCCTGTCCGGCTGGGGTAGAAATTTGAATTAAGGTTAGCCTCTCAAAACTCTTTAAAAGGAATTGGAAATGGGCGGGGGGAGGACATTTCGATAGGCAATATATGGAAATAATTTTAATCTAGCAAGCGGAAAAAAAAAAAGCCCCCCTCCTGTTTGCCAGGAGAGAGGCCATCCCAAAAACCGATTTAAGTATAACTTGAAAACGGTTCTTGTGAATCACATACAATCCAATCGCCTTATTTATTGTTGCGCAAAACAACTTCTTGTTCGCAGGGCTTCCCGCATTCGGAAGCTTCGCAGGAATCAACCGGCTAGCTCGGGCCTGTCCGGCAAAATTCTATCTTTATTTACGGCGGTTCGGCCTGATTGTTGCAAAAAAGACTTTAAAAGATGCGAAGAATAAAAACCGTAGAACCATGAAACAAAAGCCCCTCCCCAAAGCGGGGAGAGGCCATCCCAAAAACCAATTGTTAAAGGACATCTGTTCCTTTGCCGGGAAAAGTTCTAGAACCGTTTCATGCCCGGCGTTTGTTTTTTGTGGCGGCCGAAGCTCAGCGCTACCGTCACCTCATGAGAACCGTCGTTATATTTTTGGAAATTCTGGAAGAACACATCGTAAGAGTAGTAAAACTCAAAGGTAGACAGTTTGGTGCCCAGCAGGATACCCAACGAACCCAACGAACGGTAAGAAAGGCCCGTCGTGAGCGTCTCCTGCAGGAAGCTGGCTTTCAGGTTGATGTCCAGTTGAGAAGGGACATCCCGGACGTTGCGCACCAGCAGCGACGGTTCGAGGGTCATTTCATCCATGACGATGCTGTGGCTGGCGTAGAAGAGGTAATAACTCAGCACGGATTCATTGTTGCCCTGGGCGCCGATATTGGAAATCCGGGACCGCACCAGGTTGGTGAAGGCCAGCCCCACCTTGGTATTTTCGTTAAAGGAGCTGAAAAACCCGATTGAAGCGTCGAATACGCCCCGCCCGTCCATGAAGTCTTCGATGACCTGGTCTCCCTCCTGGAAGAAAACATTGGCGGCTATGCCGTTTTCCAGGCGCATCTGCTGGTATTCGGCTGAAAATCCAGCCGACAGCTTCACCATATCGCTGACCTTAAAGCGGAAGGCATAGTTGAGATGAGCCCGCATGCGGTTCATCTGGGCCGCCGATTCGGTAAGTACCCCTACCCCCAGGCCAAAATTGTTGCCGAGCGGGCCGTTGTACTGGGCCGAATAGGTCGTGGGAGCGTCTACAAAACCCGACCACTGCGCCCGGGCGTTGAGTTGAAACTGATGCAGGTCGCCAAAACCGGCCGCAGCGGGGTTGATCAGCACCGGCATGATGTTGTAATGAGAGAAGATGGCCTCATCCTGAGCAGTAGCCAGCCGGGCGATAGCAAAAAGAGCAATTAGTAAAAGTATTTTTTTCATCGCAAATCGGTTGATGGTTTCCGAGAATTTGGTTTATTCCCGGCCCGTACGGGCCGGGCGCTATATTATTAATTTTCCCGAAGGATGGTCAGCGATCCTTTCTGCTGGACCAGGTTGCCTTCCGGATCTGTGTATTCCAGGACATAGTAATAAGGGCCTTCCGGAAGCGCTTGTCCGCTATCGTTGGTGCCTTCCCAGGTATTGTCGTAGTTGTCGGCTTCAAAGACCAGTTGCCCCCAGCGGTTGTAGATTTCCAGGTGGTTGTCCGGGTATTCGCCGACGCAGAAGATGAGGAATTCGTCGTTTACGCCATTGCCGTCCGGGGTGATCACCACGCGCTCTTCCAGGCAGGGGAAACGCCGGTCGTCCACGGTAACAGAATTGAGTTCGGAGGGACAATCGTTGGCGTCCGTCACCTGCAGGAAGTACTCGCCGGGGCAAAGGTTAATGACCAAATCCTGGTTGGTTCCGGCGTCCACGTTGGCCCATTCGTAAAGGAATGGCTCCGCGCCGCCTTCAATCACTACTCTGGCCGTGCCGTTGCAACCATCGGAGGCAGGCTCCGTTTCGAAGCTGACGGCGAGAGGCGCCGGGTCTTCGACGGTGAAAGAAGCATCGGTACTGCAATTGTTCCCGTCAAACACAGTGACAGTGTAATCGCCGGCCGGAAGGGCGGAAATGCGGTTGATGTCCCCGCCATTGCTCCATTGGTAGGCGTAGTTGATGCCGGGTATCGGCACGCCGCCGCTGGCGAATACGGTGATGCTGGCGTCTTTGCCTCCGTGGCAGGTGATGCCGTTCACCGTAGCCGTAAGGTCCAGGGCCTCGGGTGCATCCAGCACTACCTGGCGGGTGACGGTGCAACCGTCTCCGTCGATCAGCATGAGCCGGTAGGCGCCGGCTTCGGCATTCGCCAGGCTGGCTTCCGTGCTGACCAGTACGTTGTCGAGCGTCCATTCATAAGAATAGCCGCTGCTGCCGGAAGCGGTGGCCAGCGCCTGCCCGTCGGCTGCATCCGCACAGCTCACATCAAAGCCGTTGTAATTGGACATTACGTCCACACTCAACTGTAAGTTCGAAGTGGAATTGATGGCCACCTGCTCGGTAAGGGTATTGCCGGATGGCTCAGTGACCATCACGGTATAATCGCCGGCGACAACGCCGGAAAGGTCTTCGCCTTCGAAAACGACATTGCCCGACTCATCCGTCCAAACGTAAGTGTAGCCGGGTTCGCCTCCGGAAACGTCTATATTTACGGCGCCGGCGGGAGTATCCGGGCAGTCTGTATCAGTGGTTCCGGTTACATCCAGCCTGAAGACATTCAGGGCTATGGGATCCAGCGTAACGCTGCACCCATTGGCGTCCGTGATTGTCGGCTGGTAGGAATCATCGCCGCAGATGTTGTTGAGGGTCGCCCCTACATCTCCCGAGCTCCAGCTCACCGAATAACCGCCGGTGCCGCCGGATATGTCCAGCTGGATCATACCCGAACAGCCGGCGTCCTCCGTATCGTGGAGGAAGTCCTGTACGGAAGCGGCCAGCGCGTCGGGGCTGCCGACCGTAAAGGCCTGGCTCAGCGTCTCGCCGGTCACGTCGGTAATCTCGATCGTTCCGCTGCCGGGAGGCAAGCCGTCTTGCGTGAAACTCAGCTCGGATGTTGCAAAAGCAAACATCTCGCCGGAATCATAGGTGATCACCACGCTGTAGGGGAACAAGCCGCCCTGAATATCCACCGTCAGGGCGCCGTCTTCGGTATCGGCGCAACTGGTATTCTGGCCGACCACCGACGGAGGCTCAAATTCGGGCCTGAATACCATATTGAAGCAAGTGTCTGCGGCGCATCCTATGGCATCCGTTACGGTTACGCAATATTGCCCTTCGCCCAGGCCGGCAAGCCCTGTTCCGGTGTCTCCGGTGCTCCAGTTGTATGTCAGCATTCCCGTTCCACCGCTGGGAGATATGTTGATCTCGCCGTTGGTGTCGGATGGGCTGCCGGTGATCGGCGTATAAACAGGCCCGAGCACGATGCCCGGCGACTCATCTATATCAAACTGGCCGGACACTTCGATGCCGTTGACATCCGTTACCGTCACGAAGTAAGTGCCGCCGCTCAGGCCGCTCGCGATGGAGTCCGTCGTCGATAGCCCGGCCCAATTAAAGGAATAAGGCCTCTGGCCACCGATCATGCTAATGGAGATGGAGCCGTTTGACCCTCCGCAAGCGTCGATGATATCGACGTTGCCGAAGGACACGACCACCTCTAAGTTATAACATCCGGTAGTGGTGCAATCATTGCCATCCGTGACCGTCACGCAGTATTCGCCTACGGCGTCGAGGTTAGCTACTTCTGGCGTGTCGTAGGCCGTGCTGTTCGGGCCCCGCCAGTCGTAGGTATAAGGCATAGAGCCTCCCGAGACATCGACCCGCACGATCCCATCGCCGCCCGATTCGATCGGGTTGCCGGTAATGTCCATGTCCAATGGCTGAGCGGGCTCCTGAACGGAGAAAGACTGGCTGGTGAAGCATCCTCCGTCGTCGTAAACCGTCACCGAATAATTTCCGCCGGACAGGCTGCCGGGGCACGAACCGTTTACGGCGGAAGGCGCCCAGGAGTAGGTCAGGCTGCCCTGCCCGCCGGTAACCGTCAGGCAGATGGAGCCGTCGGCTTCGCCGGCACAAGCCACATCCTCCACCGTAGCGGCGATGGCCATGTTGGAGCCGGAGCCGGCCGGCACGAGGAAGGAGCGGCTCTGGGTGCAGCCGTTGGCGTCGGTAACCGTCACCGTGTAAGTACCCATCGGGAGGTTAATGGGGTTAGGCGTGCTTCCAGGAATGTTGCCGCTCCAGGAATAGGTATAAGGAGTCGCAGTGCCAGGCGTCCCTCCTGTGGCAGTAATCATGATCGAACCGTCGGAGCCGCCCTGGCAGCTGGGCGCGTTGCTATTGCCCACTATGGTGATAGAAGATCCGGGCTGAGTAATCGTATAAGTTGCTGTAGTAGTCAGAGTAGAGTTCACATCCGTAACCGTCAGGTTATAGGTGCCCGCCGACAAGCTGGTGATCGTAGGGGTGTTGTACGGGCCACCCGGGCCAGACCAGTTGAACCCATAGGGGCCGCCGGTGCCGCCGCTAACGGAAATACTGATTAAACCGTTGGACCCGCCGTTGCAGCTCACGTGGTTGATCGTTGGCGTATTGATGACCGGCGGTTGGATGGCGGAAATGGTAATGGTGCCCTCTTCGCCGTTAAAGGGAATGACTTCCTGGTTGCTGTCCGATACTTCGATGGGGGTGATGTCGCTGCTAAAGGTGATGTCCGATACCTGGCCGTCATCGCCGATGGCGGTGAAGCAAATCTCGAAAAGCACTTCGCCGTTGTTGAGGTTCACCGGAGACAGAGACAGGTCATACCAGTTCATGGTAACATGCCCGCTGGCGATAGCCGGGGGAGTCGCGATATTATTATTGAGGGTGAAGTTAGGCATGTTCGTATTCAGGTTCGTCACCTGGTTGAACTGCAATTGTGTATCGTCATAGTTCAGGGTGAAGGCCAGGCCCACCACATCCTCAAAGTTGAGCACGGTAATCGGCACGCAAAACTGCTCATCCGGCTCTACGACCTCATCCCTCACGGTGAGCAAAAAGCCGTCGAAGGCCGGGTTGATGCAGGCCGTGCCTTTGCGCCCGTTGAAGGGCAACAGGTCGTTGAAGCTGTTGCGAAATTCGATGGCGGTGGGATTGCCGACAAAGTTCACGTCTGAGCAGTTGCCGTTCTGCCCGGTGGCAGTGAAGCAGAGCTGGAAGAGCACGGTATTATCCGGCAGGCTAACCCCTGCCGTACCAGTCCAGTTGACGGTGATCACACCGGTTGAAGTGCCGTTGCCCGGCGTTCCGAAGGAGTTGCTGACCGTAAAACCAGGAAGGCCCGCAGCCAGGTTGCTCACGCTGTTGAACTGCAACTCGCTGGCGTTGTAGTTCATGGTAAACGTCATTTTCGTGATGTCATTGAAGCCTCTGGCCCGGACGGGGATGCAGAAGTTCTGGTCGATGTCTACCGTAGCGTCTCCTGCGGTCAGGCGCACCTGGCCGGGGACGGTGTCGTCGATGCACACCGTGCCGCGGCGGCTGTTGAAATCCACCACATCCTGGTTGCTGTCCGATACTTCAATCTGCGTGATGTCGCTGGTGAAGAAGATATCCGAGCAGGCGCCGCTCAGGCCGTTGGCGCGGAAGCACAGCTCGAAGAGGACGGCGTTGGTGGGCAGGTTGACGCCGGTAAGGTCGAGGTTGAAGTAGTTGACGGTAACGAAACCCGGGTTCAGGCCGCTGTCGGGAGAACCGAAATGGGCGTCGATGGAAAAGCCGGGAACGTTGGGGTTCAGGTTGCCCACCGACATGAACTCCAGCTCATTGGGGTCGTAGTTCATGGTGAAGGCAAAGCCCACGATGTCCGCGAAGTTTTCCGCAGTAACCTCCAGGCAGAATTCCTCGTTCGGCGCTACGGTTACGTCTTCGATGGTCAGGCGGAAGCCCTGGAA
Coding sequences:
- a CDS encoding YraN family protein — protein: MARHNEVGKTGEALARQYLEGRGYRILEANWRYRRAEVDLIAMDGKVLVFVEVKTRSSAAFGRPEEFVTSYKEQLIVEAAIAYMEAIGHDWELRFDIISILYQNEEEYELEHIPDAFFPGLAG
- a CDS encoding HYR domain-containing protein codes for the protein MKFNGYFPSWFFRSMALIFLSATSLAAFDSGATDSWDYIPPTAVCNDQLNVSLTSMGTATVYAQSFDEGSYDNYCLAGVKVRRMDQPNAPFSNALIFNCNDIGQLISVELQARDCAGNTNSCWSVVWVEDKIGPQIYCPYSTTISCNQTNNWYAMGQATATDNCGVANITFYDSNNTGSCGTGYITRTWKATDIYGNMSTCNQTIHIVDNTPVVVLFPPDTTFHDCITAADLDPEDLPPPYDRPTVLYEDCELIAFNHEDLVFTAAANSCLKIIRRWRVIDWCSYQYGGNEGIWEDNQILKIQDNTPPVITCPDDIVRAVGSNCRATVALPPLASIDDCLSGVDVRIMGDLGEGASFSNVPVGEYAMTYVAKDGCLNTSSCSITVSVVDATPPGVVCLNGVSFPLMATGEAMLWATDIEQGSSYDNCTPYQNLEFRLGLPPAPGQTTPPDEDFLTFTCADIGTNIVALWAGDEAGNWDYCLTYALVQDNRNICAPPLAQARIAGVIVDEQGDEVADARVHIDSTAAGACEAVTDSLGGYAFEDMPTGAAYVLRPEKQSPPLAGVSMGDLITLAKHVMGVDTLDSPYQFIAADIDLSGVVDMEDLTLLHRMLLGLELQFPDSLSWRFVPRSFDFPATDPLSVDFPEELVIDDLSAPREDADFIGIKLGDLDASLTLPADSILNRSASPPLVMQVQDQYLRAGETVEVSLQSHGRDMVLGLHLALEHDGLVLEEARFGIPDGTGSYRGGAQQSAVSWAAGKNQALEPGQSLLALRFKVEREGLLSDRLALAGEARAFRESAQIEEASAMLRFTPDHVEPWFSLAFPNPFQGKTYLRLEAPQDGSVRFSAWDARGSLVYQTEWNLEAGRHQLAIDAADLGKPGTYLYRLESPFGQASGRLVLMPGW
- a CDS encoding PorP/SprF family type IX secretion system membrane protein yields the protein MKKILLLIALFAIARLATAQDEAIFSHYNIMPVLINPAAAGFGDLHQFQLNARAQWSGFVDAPTTYSAQYNGPLGNNFGLGVGVLTESAAQMNRMRAHLNYAFRFKVSDMVKLSAGFSAEYQQMRLENGIAANVFFQEGDQVIEDFMDGRGVFDASIGFFSSFNENTKVGLAFTNLVRSRISNIGAQGNNESVLSYYLFYASHSIVMDEMTLEPSLLVRNVRDVPSQLDINLKASFLQETLTTGLSYRSLGSLGILLGTKLSTFEFYYSYDVFFQNFQKYNDGSHEVTVALSFGRHKKQTPGMKRF
- a CDS encoding gliding motility-associated C-terminal domain-containing protein produces the protein MDKIFTSLIIGLLCCVSQLSAQQPTFTITPQTANAQVNDIIEFDVEVSNFNNIATFQYGINWNPAILEFVDISSINASGTTGFPALSDPPNGNGTFSKPGGNVPPGQLGVSWFNPSFTGITRPDGTLVFSFRLRAKAGGTSQVEFAIPPVPSIEVLNGNFQNVGLNAQNSTVTVAGGSGPANVNFAISDGSVQQGQQVCLNVTVSDFTNIGSVELSIDYNSSSLQFASVSGISLSGLQQSNFNTSTPGTITLDWSSANGVTLSNGITLFQLCFTALQTGSSSVSFAGAPLAINVLDGGGNDVTFNGDDGSVSVTPIPTGTDFKLSIEDKTVNSGDDFCLKVTTENFTDVVGFAFTLNYNSSMLQFTQVTNLNPNIQGFSVDAHFGTPSNGLSPGFITVNYFNLSLAGADLPNGAVLFELCFKAIGSGATQINFTSDITQIEISDSNQEIIDFNGDPGNVSISGGPPPPPPTDDFRLTIADANIDPGDQFCVEVTVDNFTDVVGMAFTINYDAGNLQFQNVGNLNPNIPSFDVAANFGTPNSGLNPGFITVNYFNQDLTGIDLPNGAVLFEMCFTEIGGPGAESDIVFTSDIAQIEISDSSQEVIPFTSEEGTIAVSGTFQGFRLTIEDVTVAPNEEFCLEVTAENFADIVGFAFTMNYDPNELEFMSVGNLNPNVPGFSIDAHFGSPDSGLNPGFVTVNYFNLDLTGVNLPTNAVLFELCFRANGLSGACSDIFFTSDITQIEVSDSNQDVVDFNSRRGTVCIDDTVPGQVRLTAGDATVDIDQNFCIPVRARGFNDITKMTFTMNYNASELQFNSVSNLAAGLPGFTVSNSFGTPGNGTSTGVITVNWTGTAGVSLPDNTVLFQLCFTATGQNGNCSDVNFVGNPTAIEFRNSFNDLLPFNGRKGTACINPAFDGFLLTVRDEVVEPDEQFCVPITVLNFEDVVGLAFTLNYDDTQLQFNQVTNLNTNMPNFTLNNNIATPPAIASGHVTMNWYDLSLSPVNLNNGEVLFEICFTAIGDDGQVSDITFSSDITPIEVSDSNQEVIPFNGEEGTITISAIQPPVINTPTINHVSCNGGSNGLISISVSGGTGGPYGFNWSGPGGPYNTPTITSLSAGTYNLTVTDVNSTLTTTATYTITQPGSSITIVGNSNAPSCQGGSDGSIMITATGGTPGTATPYTYSWSGNIPGSTPNPINLPMGTYTVTVTDANGCTQSRSFLVPAGSGSNMAIAATVEDVACAGEADGSICLTVTGGQGSLTYSWAPSAVNGSCPGSLSGGNYSVTVYDDGGCFTSQSFSVQEPAQPLDMDITGNPIESGGDGIVRVDVSGGSMPYTYDWRGPNSTAYDTPEVANLDAVGEYCVTVTDGNDCTTTGCYNLEVVVSFGNVDIIDACGGSNGSISISMIGGQRPYSFNWAGLSTTDSIASGLSGGTYFVTVTDVNGIEVSGQFDIDESPGIVLGPVYTPITGSPSDTNGEINISPSGGTGMLTYNWSTGDTGTGLAGLGEGQYCVTVTDAIGCAADTCFNMVFRPEFEPPSVVGQNTSCADTEDGALTVDIQGGLFPYSVVITYDSGEMFAFATSELSFTQDGLPPGSGTIEITDVTGETLSQAFTVGSPDALAASVQDFLHDTEDAGCSGMIQLDISGGTGGYSVSWSSGDVGATLNNICGDDSYQPTITDANGCSVTLDPIALNVFRLDVTGTTDTDCPDTPAGAVNIDVSGGEPGYTYVWTDESGNVVFEGEDLSGVVAGDYTVMVTEPSGNTLTEQVAINSTSNLQLSVDVMSNYNGFDVSCADAADGQALATASGSSGYSYEWTLDNVLVSTEASLANAEAGAYRLMLIDGDGCTVTRQVVLDAPEALDLTATVNGITCHGGKDASITVFASGGVPIPGINYAYQWSNGGDINRISALPAGDYTVTVFDGNNCSTDASFTVEDPAPLAVSFETEPASDGCNGTARVVIEGGAEPFLYEWANVDAGTNQDLVINLCPGEYFLQVTDANDCPSELNSVTVDDRRFPCLEERVVITPDGNGVNDEFLIFCVGEYPDNHLEIYNRWGQLVFEADNYDNTWEGTNDSGQALPEGPYYYVLEYTDPEGNLVQQKGSLTILREN